The region CGAGACGATCCGGTCGCGCCGCTCGCGGTACGCCGCGCGGGCCATGTCCAGGAACGCCGCCGTGTGCGCCTGATCCGACAGGGCCGAAAGGGTTGCGTACTGCGACACGCTGCTCGCGTTGCTGGTGCTCTGCGACTGCAGGGCGTTCATCGCGGCGATCACGCCCTTCGGGCCGCCCGCGTACCCGATGCGCCACCCGGTCATCGCGTACGCCTTGCTCGCCCCGTTGATCGTCAGCGTGTGCTCGGGCGCGAAGGTGCCGATGCTGACCTGATCGGTGTCGTATACCAGATGCTCGTACATCTCGTCCGTCACGATCACGAGGTTGTGCTTCTGTGCCACCGCCGCGACCGCGCGCAGCACCTCCGGCGGGAACACCGCGCCCGTCGGGTTCCCCGGGCTGTTCAGCACGATCATCCGCGTCCTGGGCGTCACGCGCGCCTCCAGTTCGTCCGGATCGAGCAGGAAGCCCGACTCCGGAGTGGTCGGCACCGCCACCGGCACCGCGCCCGTCAGGGCCACCATCTCCGGGTAACTCACCCAGTACGGCGCGGGGATCAGCACCTCGTCCCCCGGGTTCAGCAGCGCGAAGAACGCGTTGAACAGCGCCTGCTTCCCGCCACTCGTGACCGTCACGCAGTCCGGCGCGTACTCCAGGCCGTTCTCACGGGCGAACTTCGCGCTGATCGCCTCGCGCAATTCCGGAATGCCGTTCACCGCCGTGTACTTCGTCTTCCCCGACTCGATGGCCGCGATGGCCGCCGCCTTCACGTGCTCCGGCGTGTCGAAATCCGGCTCGCCCACGCTCATGCTGATCACGTCCACGCCCTGCCGCCGCAACTCCAGCGCGCGGCTGGTCACGGCGACCGTCGCGGAAGGCTTCAGGCTCAGGGCACGCTCGGACAGCAGAAAAGGGCCGCTCATACCCCGCAGGGTACAGGCGGCCCGACCGGCGCGGGGCGAGAAGTTTAGAAGCGGTACGTCACGCCCAGCCGCAGACTGGGGGACATCAGCGTCACATCACGGGGCGGCTCGGACGGCTGACCAGGGGGCGGCGCCACGAAACCGGTGAAGGCGTCCCGCAGCACCGTGTACCGCAGCCCCCCCTCCACGAAGAAGCCCAGATCCGGACGGGTGCGGCTGCGGTACCCGCCGACCCCCCCGACCCGCCAGCCCCCCTGACCCGCCACGAACAGCCCGGCGGACGGCCCACCGTAGAAGCCCACGTCCGCCCCGCTGAACAGCACGTCGGCCGACACGACCGGCCCCAGCAGCAGCAGGGCGTCCACACCCAGGCGCGGCGCAACCGTCAGCGTGCCGACCCTGCCCACCGGGGCGGACACACCCAGACTGCCGAACGGCACGATGGTTTCCAGGCCCAGGCCCGCTCAGACCGTGGGTCGCTCGGCCGTACTGGCGTCGTTGGCGGCGGATTGCGCGGTGGCCAGCGGGGCGGTCAGCAACAGACCGGCCAGGGCCGCGGCGGCGCGTGAAGACAGCTTAAGATTCCTCATTCTCTTCGCAGGGTAGCAGCCGGGAAATTGCCAGGATGCCTCGCCTGCCCGGCGGACAGGTCAGAAGCGGTAGGTCACGCCCAGGTTCACGCCGGGCAGCAGTACGACCTCGCCCGCGCCCAGCAGGTAGCGGGCCTTGAGTTCCCCGAAGTAGCCCCAGTTCCCCTGACCCAGGGGACCCTGCACGCCCGCGACGCCGCCCAGCACCCACGCGAGTCCGGCGATGTTCCCGACGCTCGGGCCGCCGTACAGGTTCATGCCGGGCTCGTTGCCGCGCAGCAGCACCTCTGCGCTGTACACGGGCACCGGACCGGTCGCGTCCGGCAGCGGCAGGAGGGTCAGGCTGGCGCCGCCACGCACCGCGACGGTCATCTGCGGCTGGCGCACCACGTCCGCGCTCAGGCCCAGGCTGACGGTCGGCAGGATGAACGCGTCGGTCCCCAGCCCACCCCAGACCTGCACGCCGGTCGGTGCGGTCTGCGCGGCGGCAGTCCCGCTCAGGAGGAGGGCGGCACCAGTGATCAGGGCGGCAGTCTTCATGCGGCGACTCTAGGGTCTGCGCGCACCCTCACCGGCCACACATGACGTGCGCCACCCCGTGCCCCCGGCGGGGGAGAGGCGGCGCGTTTCAGGCGACGTTCAGTGGAGCAGGCCGATGCTGCGGGCGCGGCTGACCGCCTCGGTGCGGTCCCCGGCGTCCAGTTTCGCGTACAGGCGCGCCAGGTGGTCCTTGACGGTGTCGGGACTCACGCCGAGGTTCTTGGCGATCTCCTTGTTGCTGTAGCCCTGGGCCAGCAGGGGCAGCACCTCGGACTCGCGCGGCGTCAGGCGCGGCACGTCCACGTGCGGCAGGCGGTCGATGTCGGGGTTCGCCACGATATCCCGCAGCTGCCGCGCGAGGCTCTCCGGGTCCGTTTCCTTGCTCACGTACCCGCGCGCTCCGGCGGCCCGCGCGGCCTGCACGATGGCGGGCTCCGCGAAGGTGGTGATCAGCACGCTGACCAGCCGGGGGTTGCTCTGACGCAGCCGCTCGCAGACCTCGATGCCGGTCATGCCGGGCATCTTCACGTCCAGCAGCGCCGCGTCGGGCTGCAGCGCCCGGCAGGCTTCCAGCGCGGCCAGGCCGTCGCTGGCCTCGGCGACCACGTCGAACCCCTGGTGGATCAGGGCGTACTTCAGGCCCATGCGGAAGAGGGGGTGGTCGTCGGCGATGACTAATCTCATGGTTGAACCTCCGGGAGGGACAGGGTGAAGCGGGTCAGGGCAGCGGGGTCGGGCGCGGGGTGATCGTCAGGTGGAGGCGCCGGTGGGTGTTCGGGGAGCGTGGCGGGCACGCGGTCGTAGTGCAGGTCGCCGCCGTGCGCCTGCGCGATGCGCCGCACGATGAACAGGCCCAGCCCGGCCGTGCCGGACGTGTACTGCTGCCCGGCGATGGTGGTGGGCTGCGCGTTGAACGGCTGCGCGAGTTCGTCCAGCGGGGCGGGCAGGCCGGGGCCGTCGTCGGTCACGGTCAGGCCCGACGGGGTGACCTCCAGCGTGACGTGCGTGCGGGCGTACCGCAGGGCGTTCACGGTGAGGTTCGTGACGGCGCGTTCCAGGACGGGCGCGTCGGCGGCGGCCACGCCGTGCCCGGACACGCGGATCTGCACGCCCTGCTCCTGCGCCTGCGTGGCGACCCGCGCGGCGACCTCGTCCAGCAGGGCGCGCAGGTCGGCCGGGGCGACGCGCACCTGCACCTGTTCCTGCTCGAAGCGGTGCGCGTCGGCCATCTGCTGCACGAGCCCCAGCAGCCGCGCCGTCTCGGCCTGGATCTGCTCGCCCATCGTGCGGCGTTCGGCGTCCGGGACGGGCATGGTCGTGATGATCTTCGTGAGGTGCCCCGTGGCGATCAGCGGGGTCTTCAGGTCGTGCACCAGGGTCGCCATGAACGCGTTGCGGCGCGCCTGCTCGGTACTCAGGCGGCCCAGCAGGTCCGTGAACGCCTGGCGCAGCGACAGGATCTCCAGCGGGTCGTCGTGGTGCGGCTCGCCGAACTGGCCGCGCATGACCTCGGCGCGCAGGCGGCTGACCGACGTGAGCAGCGCCCCGCTGAGCACGAAGCCCACCAGCGCGCAGGTGGCGCCCACGAGCACCATCCAGGCGATGATCGCGCCGCTGGGCAACGCGGGCTGCGCCATGAGGGTCATCACGAGGTTCGGCAGGAACGCCAGCAGGAAGATCACCAGCGTGAACTGCGCGCGCAGGGTCGTGCGCACCCGCAACCCGCGTGGGCGGGCAGGGCTGGACAGTCGGGACCCGGCGCTCATGAAACTCAGGGTACGCGCCCGCGTCTGACAGAACCCTCACGCACCTGTCAATCCCCCCACCCCCGCCGCATGGGGGAAGTATGGGCACCCCCGCCTGGGGGGAACGCGCACGTGAAGGTACCGTGACAGCCGGAGGGGCGCCCCACGTGCAGGCTCCCCTCCGGCTGGATTTCCGGCTTGTTCCTGGGTGCTTATTCCCCGGTGCTTATTCCTCGGTGCTTATTCCTCGGTGCTGAGGACCGCCAGGAACGCCTCCTGCGGCACCTCCACCGTCCCGAACTGCTTCATGCGGGCGCGGCCCTTCTTCTGCTTTTCCAGCAGTTTCTTCTTGCGGGAGATGTCGCCGCCGTAGCACTTGGCGAGCACGTCCTTGCGGAAGGCCTTCACGGTGGCGCGCGCGATGATCTTCCCGCCGATCACGGCCTGTACGGGTACGGGGAACATCTGCCGGGGGATCACGTCGGCCATCTTGTCCACGATCTTGCGGCCCAGCCCGTAGGTCTTGGTCTCGTGCACGATCACGGCCAGCGCGTCGATGATCTCGTTGTTCACCATGATGTCGACCTTGCGCAGGTCGCCTTCGCGGTACCCGAGCTGCTCGTAGTCCATGCTGGCGTACCCGCGGCTGATGCTCTTGAGGCGGTCGTGGAAGTCGTACAGGATCTCCGCGAACGGCACCTCGTACAGCAGCTCCACGCGCTTGCCGACGTAGTTCATGGTGATCATCGAGCCGCGCCGTTCCTGCAGCAGCTGCATGACCGGCCCCACGTAGTCCTCGGGGAGCATGATGCTCAGCTTGATGTACGGTTCCTCCACGGTCGTGATGCGGTCACGGGTGGGGAACTCGGCCGGGTTCTGCGTCTCGAACACCTCGCCGTTCGTGAGGGTCACGCGGTACACCACGGCGGGCGCCGTGGCGATCAGGTCCAGGTCGTACTCGCGTTCCAGGCGCTCCTGGATGATCTCGGCGTGCAGCAGGCCCAGGAAGCCGCAGCGGAACCCGAAGCCCAGCGCCTCGGACGTTTCCGGCTCGAAGGAGAACGCCGCGTCGTTCAGCTTCAGCTTCTCCAGCGCGTCGCGCAGCTTGCGGTAATCCTCGGTGTCGGTCGGGTACAGGCCCGAGAACACCACGGGCTGCGCCGGCTTGAAGCCGGGGAACGGCTCGGCCGTCTGCCGCTCGCGCCCGGTCAGGGTGTCGCCCACCTGCGCGTCCTGGATGTCCTTGATCCCCGCCGCGACCCAGCCGACCGCGCCCGCCGGGAGGGACTGCCCCACGA is a window of Deinococcus grandis DNA encoding:
- a CDS encoding pyridoxal phosphate-dependent aminotransferase, giving the protein MSGPFLLSERALSLKPSATVAVTSRALELRRQGVDVISMSVGEPDFDTPEHVKAAAIAAIESGKTKYTAVNGIPELREAISAKFARENGLEYAPDCVTVTSGGKQALFNAFFALLNPGDEVLIPAPYWVSYPEMVALTGAVPVAVPTTPESGFLLDPDELEARVTPRTRMIVLNSPGNPTGAVFPPEVLRAVAAVAQKHNLVIVTDEMYEHLVYDTDQVSIGTFAPEHTLTINGASKAYAMTGWRIGYAGGPKGVIAAMNALQSQSTSNASSVSQYATLSALSDQAHTAAFLDMARAAYRERRDRIVSGLNGLGLRTPTPQGAFYVMADTTPIHPDELEAARRILDDARVAVVPGTDFAAPGQVRLSYATSMANIEEVLRRIGGLLG
- a CDS encoding response regulator transcription factor, which encodes MRLVIADDHPLFRMGLKYALIHQGFDVVAEASDGLAALEACRALQPDAALLDVKMPGMTGIEVCERLRQSNPRLVSVLITTFAEPAIVQAARAAGARGYVSKETDPESLARQLRDIVANPDIDRLPHVDVPRLTPRESEVLPLLAQGYSNKEIAKNLGVSPDTVKDHLARLYAKLDAGDRTEAVSRARSIGLLH
- a CDS encoding sensor histidine kinase, whose translation is MSAGSRLSSPARPRGLRVRTTLRAQFTLVIFLLAFLPNLVMTLMAQPALPSGAIIAWMVLVGATCALVGFVLSGALLTSVSRLRAEVMRGQFGEPHHDDPLEILSLRQAFTDLLGRLSTEQARRNAFMATLVHDLKTPLIATGHLTKIITTMPVPDAERRTMGEQIQAETARLLGLVQQMADAHRFEQEQVQVRVAPADLRALLDEVAARVATQAQEQGVQIRVSGHGVAAADAPVLERAVTNLTVNALRYARTHVTLEVTPSGLTVTDDGPGLPAPLDELAQPFNAQPTTIAGQQYTSGTAGLGLFIVRRIAQAHGGDLHYDRVPATLPEHPPAPPPDDHPAPDPAALTRFTLSLPEVQP
- the lepA gene encoding translation elongation factor 4, whose translation is MRSACHARLRIVNVRNFSIIAHVDHGKSTLADRILERLGAMSERDKRDQTLDTLELERERGITIKSTPVRLTYTREDGEEYTFNLIDTPGHVDFNYEVSRSLAACEGVLLLVDASQGVEAQTIVNAYLAIDSNLEIVPVINKIDLPAADPEGAAQELEEVIGIPASDAVFASGKAGIGIPEILEAIVERIPAPSGDPEAPLKALIFDSFFDAYQGVILFVRVLEGTLNPKDQIRLMNAGKNFEVDKVGTFSPGLVVGQSLPAGAVGWVAAGIKDIQDAQVGDTLTGRERQTAEPFPGFKPAQPVVFSGLYPTDTEDYRKLRDALEKLKLNDAAFSFEPETSEALGFGFRCGFLGLLHAEIIQERLEREYDLDLIATAPAVVYRVTLTNGEVFETQNPAEFPTRDRITTVEEPYIKLSIMLPEDYVGPVMQLLQERRGSMITMNYVGKRVELLYEVPFAEILYDFHDRLKSISRGYASMDYEQLGYREGDLRKVDIMVNNEIIDALAVIVHETKTYGLGRKIVDKMADVIPRQMFPVPVQAVIGGKIIARATVKAFRKDVLAKCYGGDISRKKKLLEKQKKGRARMKQFGTVEVPQEAFLAVLSTEE